The Calditrichota bacterium sequence ATTGCGCCTCGCCGAAGACGTAGGTAAAAATTGGAATAAAAAGGTCAAAATCACACAAGCCAAGAATTTTGCAATCGCCGCTGTCAGGCGGGTCGTCAATGAGTTGAGAAAGTAAAATTGAGGAATTGTATTGCCGACGCGAGCGGCTAAAAGCTTCCTCAACTATAATTTTTTTTTGCCGCACCTCCACTTGCAAATGGAATGTGTGGGACAGATAAAAAATCAACGAATCCAATAGTTTGGTTTCTGCAAATTCTATCGGGATCAGGCATATACTTCGGATCATTAATCTATTTGCTCAGATTGTATTTTTTCAATTTATTGTACAACGTTGTGCGGTCAATTTTGAGCAACTCGGCGGCGCGAGAAATTTGCCAATTCGTTTTCTCCAACACTTTCCTGATCTGCCGCTTCTCAACTGATTCCAGACTCTGATCAAATTCACCCGCCATCTCTTCATGAAGCTTGAACGGAAAAGACAAATCTTTCTCCTGAATCGCCTCTCCTTCGCAAACGACGATGGCGCGCTCAATTGTATTGCGCAATTCGCGCACATTTCCCGGCCAATGGTATTTCATCAAAATTTTCATTGCTTCTTCGGAGATATCGCAGACCGGTTTTGTCATGGATTTGGAAAATTGATTTAAAAAATAGCGCGCCAAAAGCGGAATATCTTCTTTCCTCTCCCGCAACGGCGGAATATCAATCGCAACCACATTCAAACGGAAATACAGATCTTCTCTGAATTCCCCATTTTTTACCGCCTTTTCCAGATCTTTATTTGTCGCGCAAATCACGCGAAAATCCACTTCGATCGGTTTGTCGCCACCGACTCGAGCGAGCTGATGCGTCTCCAAAACGCGCAACAGGTTCATTTGCATCTTGACGCTGAT is a genomic window containing:
- a CDS encoding archaemetzincin family Zn-dependent metalloprotease, encoding MIRSICLIPIEFAETKLLDSLIFYLSHTFHLQVEVRQKKIIVEEAFSRSRRQYNSSILLSQLIDDPPDSGDCKILGLCDFDLFIPIFTYVFGEAQLDGIGAIVSTNRLRNEFYGGRKNSALLSERLAKEATHELGHTFGLTHCSHPGCAMNFSTYVEDIDEKSAIFCRECEAVVRQKIGYDKTAFH